A genomic region of Salinibacter pepae contains the following coding sequences:
- a CDS encoding S9 family peptidase, producing MLLVSAVLMAVVVGRPAAPAFAQAAGDEEGRVGGPGAANYELAERFAPYRVEDMAYDLTVEPQWIEGREGFWYDFETAAGTRYWIVDPDDGTQRELFDRERLASELTRITQDPWDAKHLPIENIRFVDENTLQFDVTSSQEVKDEKDREENQQKQDKEGAEADEETEQKVFHFEYDVTTQTLRELEDYEEPDDHPDWANVSPDGETVVFARNYDLWMMDGAAYEKVLDARRGEDGEDAEEAVEELDLEETRLTEDGEKYYSYAANNDGRGKTDTKKQEEKGERKAVDISWAKDSRRFALVRSDLRDVEELWVVHATGNDRPELETFKYPMPGEDSVGRDELWVYDLEAMEKTRVADTSWTDQSLSIIDDRQFRYPGSEAPRRRVWLSEGSDRLWYERHSRDRTKADLVVADAETGEVERTVVEERFNTYFHTQRPELLSNGDVLWLSERDGWSHLYRYGPDGTVEAQLTEGDWHVDAVEAVDEEAGVAYVSGNGRAAGEDPYYDHLYRVQLDGSGVELLNPGDADHSATMNESARFFVDNHSRVDTVPRAVLRNSEGEVVTELQTADLSSLNEAGWQMPEPFEVTAADGVTDLHGVMYKPFDFDPEKEYPVITYVYPGPQTEAVPKAFAPSGDEVGLAQLGVIVVVAGHRGGHPDRSRWYHTYGYGSLRDYPLADKKATIEQLAARHDFIDGDRVGIYGHSGGGFLTTAALLQYPDVFDVGVASSGNHENNVYNRWWAETHHGVEPTETDSGEVSFDFSIGKNSDLAGNLEGDLLLTTGTIDNNVHPANTYRMAKALIEAGKRFDLFVFPGQRHGYGSMDDYWFWLRAEYFAEHLLNDGRDRPNVTPLQQETPASERP from the coding sequence TTGCTCCTCGTTAGCGCGGTGTTGATGGCCGTGGTCGTGGGGCGGCCCGCGGCGCCCGCGTTCGCGCAGGCGGCCGGCGACGAAGAGGGCCGGGTCGGCGGCCCGGGGGCGGCCAACTACGAGCTTGCCGAGCGCTTCGCCCCGTACAGGGTCGAGGACATGGCCTACGACCTGACCGTCGAGCCGCAGTGGATCGAGGGCCGGGAGGGGTTTTGGTACGACTTCGAGACCGCCGCGGGCACGCGCTACTGGATCGTCGACCCCGACGACGGCACGCAGCGCGAGCTGTTCGACCGTGAACGCCTGGCATCCGAGCTCACGCGCATCACGCAAGACCCTTGGGATGCCAAACACCTGCCCATTGAAAACATCCGGTTCGTCGATGAGAATACGCTTCAGTTCGACGTGACCTCCTCGCAGGAGGTGAAGGACGAGAAGGACAGGGAGGAGAACCAGCAAAAACAGGACAAAGAAGGCGCCGAGGCCGACGAGGAGACCGAGCAGAAGGTCTTCCACTTCGAGTACGACGTCACGACGCAGACCCTCCGCGAGCTCGAAGACTACGAAGAGCCGGACGATCATCCCGACTGGGCCAACGTCTCCCCGGACGGCGAGACGGTCGTCTTTGCCCGCAACTACGACCTCTGGATGATGGATGGGGCGGCGTACGAGAAGGTGCTCGATGCCCGCCGAGGCGAGGATGGGGAGGACGCGGAAGAAGCCGTCGAGGAGCTCGACCTGGAGGAGACGCGACTGACGGAGGACGGCGAAAAGTACTACAGCTACGCGGCCAACAACGATGGACGGGGGAAAACAGACACGAAGAAGCAGGAGGAGAAAGGGGAGCGCAAGGCGGTCGACATCTCCTGGGCGAAGGACTCGCGTCGCTTTGCGCTCGTCCGGTCGGACCTGCGCGACGTTGAGGAGCTGTGGGTGGTGCACGCGACCGGCAACGACCGGCCCGAGCTGGAGACCTTCAAGTACCCGATGCCCGGCGAGGACAGCGTCGGGCGCGACGAGCTCTGGGTCTACGACCTGGAGGCGATGGAGAAGACCCGGGTCGCAGACACGAGCTGGACGGATCAGAGCCTCTCGATCATCGACGACCGGCAGTTTCGTTATCCCGGCTCCGAGGCACCGCGCCGCCGGGTCTGGCTCTCGGAGGGCTCCGATCGGCTCTGGTACGAGCGGCACAGCCGCGACCGGACGAAAGCGGATCTGGTGGTGGCCGACGCCGAGACGGGCGAGGTCGAGCGGACGGTCGTGGAGGAGCGGTTCAACACGTACTTCCACACCCAGCGCCCGGAGCTGCTGTCAAACGGCGACGTGCTCTGGCTGTCCGAACGGGACGGGTGGTCGCACCTCTACCGCTACGGGCCGGACGGCACGGTGGAGGCCCAGCTCACCGAGGGCGACTGGCACGTCGACGCGGTGGAGGCGGTCGACGAGGAGGCGGGCGTTGCCTACGTCTCCGGCAACGGCCGGGCGGCGGGCGAAGACCCGTACTACGACCACCTCTACCGGGTCCAACTCGACGGGTCGGGGGTCGAGCTCCTAAACCCCGGTGACGCCGACCACAGCGCAACGATGAACGAGTCGGCCCGGTTCTTCGTCGACAACCACAGCCGGGTGGACACCGTCCCCCGGGCCGTCCTCCGAAACAGCGAGGGCGAGGTGGTGACGGAGCTGCAGACGGCCGATCTAAGCAGCCTAAACGAGGCGGGCTGGCAGATGCCGGAGCCCTTCGAGGTGACGGCGGCCGACGGGGTAACGGACCTCCACGGCGTGATGTACAAGCCGTTCGACTTCGACCCGGAGAAGGAGTATCCGGTCATCACCTACGTCTATCCGGGCCCGCAGACGGAGGCGGTCCCGAAGGCCTTCGCCCCGAGTGGGGACGAGGTGGGCCTCGCCCAGCTGGGGGTCATCGTGGTGGTGGCGGGGCATCGGGGCGGCCATCCCGATCGCTCGCGGTGGTACCACACCTACGGCTACGGCAGCCTGCGGGACTACCCGCTCGCGGACAAGAAGGCCACGATCGAGCAGCTCGCGGCCCGTCACGACTTCATCGACGGGGATCGCGTGGGCATCTACGGGCACTCCGGCGGCGGCTTTTTGACGACAGCGGCCCTGCTGCAGTACCCGGACGTGTTCGACGTGGGGGTGGCCTCCTCGGGCAACCACGAAAACAACGTGTACAACCGCTGGTGGGCGGAGACGCACCACGGCGTGGAGCCGACCGAGACCGACTCCGGGGAGGTCTCCTTCGACTTCTCCATCGGGAAAAACTCGGACCTCGCCGGCAACCTGGAGGGGGACCTTCTGCTGACGACGGGCACAATCGACAACAACGTGCACCCGGCCAACACCTATCGGATGGCCAAGGCACTGATCGAGGCCGGCAAGCGGTTTGACCTCTTCGTCTTTCCGGGCCAGCGGCACGGCTACGGCAGCATGGACGACTACTGGTTCTGGCTCCGGGCCGAGTACTTCGCCGAGCATCTGCTGAACGACGGCCGGGACCGTCCAAATGTGACGCCCCTCCAGCAGGAGACGCCGGCCAGTGAGCGGCCCTAA
- a CDS encoding 1,4-dihydroxy-2-naphthoyl-CoA synthase — protein MVSDLFAPDAWTPVDGFDFDDVTYHRSVDHGTVRIAFDRPEVLNAFRPPTVDELYQALDHARQSPDVGCVLLTGNGPSEKHGKWAFSSGGDQQIRGPDGYQYEDEAGDPDATRPGRLHILEVQRLIRLMPKVVIAVVPGWAVGGGHSLHVVCDLTLASAEHATFKQTDPDVASFDGGFGSALLAQQVGQKKAREIFFLGKDYSADEAVDMGMANEAVPHEELESTALDWGETINGKSPTAIRMLKYAFNMADDGLVGQQVFAGEATRLAYMTDEAQEGRDAFLEGRDPDWSDVPWHY, from the coding sequence ATGGTCTCCGACCTGTTCGCCCCCGACGCGTGGACGCCCGTCGACGGGTTTGACTTTGACGACGTCACCTACCACCGCTCGGTCGACCACGGCACGGTCCGGATTGCGTTCGACCGCCCCGAGGTGCTGAATGCCTTCCGCCCGCCGACGGTGGACGAGCTGTACCAGGCCCTCGACCACGCCCGCCAGTCGCCCGACGTGGGCTGTGTGCTCCTCACCGGCAACGGGCCCTCGGAAAAGCACGGGAAGTGGGCGTTCTCCTCGGGCGGCGACCAGCAGATTCGGGGCCCAGACGGGTACCAGTACGAGGACGAGGCGGGCGATCCCGACGCGACGCGCCCCGGGCGCCTGCACATCCTGGAGGTGCAGCGCCTCATCCGCTTGATGCCCAAGGTGGTGATTGCCGTGGTGCCGGGGTGGGCCGTGGGCGGCGGCCACAGCCTGCACGTGGTCTGCGACCTGACCCTCGCCAGCGCCGAGCACGCCACGTTCAAGCAGACCGACCCCGACGTGGCCAGCTTCGACGGCGGCTTCGGCTCGGCCCTGCTGGCGCAGCAGGTGGGACAGAAGAAGGCGCGCGAGATCTTCTTCCTCGGCAAGGACTACTCGGCGGACGAGGCGGTCGACATGGGCATGGCCAACGAGGCGGTGCCGCACGAGGAGCTGGAATCGACGGCGCTCGACTGGGGCGAGACCATCAACGGCAAGAGCCCCACGGCCATCCGCATGCTCAAGTACGCCTTCAACATGGCCGACGACGGGCTCGTGGGGCAGCAGGTGTTCGCGGGGGAGGCCACGCGCCTGGCGTACATGACCGACGAGGCGCAGGAAGGCCGCGACGCGTTTCTGGAGGGCCGCGACCCGGACTGGAGCGACGTGCCGTGGCACTACTGA